The following coding sequences are from one Thunnus maccoyii chromosome 17, fThuMac1.1, whole genome shotgun sequence window:
- the kif26aa gene encoding kinesin-like protein KIF26A isoform X13, whose amino-acid sequence MEKNFEQIMDWKELAAQKLSLSRRKKSQPGPPSSPGEAPGLLLYTGGFSGALQLSPPAIPPCLLRAGSKVKDTPGMGKVRVMVRICSVNSGESSESMSFIKVDGRKKQLSLSETSAGGVQRRSSTSAPKTFTFDAVFSQDASQAEVCSGTVAEVIQSVVNGADGCIFCFGHANLGKTYTMIGRDCSTQSLGVAPTAISWLFKVIEERREKAGARFSVRVSAVEISGREETLTDLLAELSSSSAGGHQEAPGPAVSLREDPVCGSQLQNQTELRATSAERAAFFLDAALAARRSSRTPSDQEARKNSHFLFTLHLNQDRLDKSNKAAMSGRSRLHLLDLGSCEMNISRTREGGGGQCLSLSALGNVILALANGAKHVPYRDSKLTMLLSESLGNINCRTTMIAHISDSPANYMETLTTVQLASRIHRMRKKKSKYASSSSGGESSCEEGPTRRPPHLRPFHPRTVALDPDTPLLLSSDPDYSSSSEHSCDTVIYIGPGGTAISDRELSDNEGPPSFIPIIPSLNKKRVKDAPRSDGDHFKCNTFAELQERLDCIDGSEGPATFGTEGKAAQAAAVRSPSGAAKPAEATSPPKPDKNSSQRFSESTNKSHQELSKFPSASGMDTSKRTSADGEKLAAALVQPCVVKPFSQDSEPVVREKVYLKGGVPKPSASPSLPRTYRAAAQPGEVIRRTPPVGMSQQAQRQGQPPGSPSRCPVEDNNLRTALLGRCLDRDFLRTTITLQQPVELNGEDELVFTVVEELPHGLIPDNGRPSNILSFNSDCSLQALASGSRPVSIISSINDEYDAYTSQHGAEGADVGASCQEMLFSQHGNKHPTVSSWSSEVSVESAESESTRSTGRFYLRDKNMASENTSTLTSPSVFHREPFLQQRVKSSLNDSGVCFSELDSDPATPNKPSFTKCPPFPESTKASPKGSKLRANTLNTSVSAHIPHHATHSSLPRKTKPTSSAAVGCSRQEGRHDDFLLQGSSHFDPREVEFLSTGKPPRSGVNISSKRPGGNSNSVPRPPKAQVSSSAQRVVDGCEKSSSRRGDTLIKLPRLTRGATTLGTVSIPQSSESKWSHEATSATGTLRFSSLGKKSNGQKSSVISKSGSGSISPPAPPAKQSSQEQKTRTALFPSALKTSSDTGKSSFPKTSTSEEEFNRLRADSFSHKTSSLKTDHGSARTSSSLKTRGAKTDSSRFYGSLMSLERCDSQTSVGSKPVLSQENSGASLGGNNRSNRSVPKLGVPASTSTPASSSQVSPGVFATTSKLLQVKGGSSSRAAVSGGSKVRTLSTSSSKSLSSSLKPPDNAAGRNTGLLTTGKSPARPATGVKSGRGTIMGTKQAISRAANSRVSELAAGSQRKQLSRGLSGNDSTDSGTSGVSRSLINTPIPSPYSKITAPRRPQRYSSGHGSDNSSILSGELPPAMGRTALFYHSGGSSGYESMIRDSETTGSTSSAHDSMSESGVSSSNRSRVSKSPKKRGNGFLRRRLIPAPLPDTSSLGRKVGGQWVDVPPLGGTLKEPFEIKVYEIDDVERLQRRREVVTGSESFHDVEKGLLYFNARLRMLEKRQQQIRELKSKHDRLKVELEEAKSRLMLDPSKWSGEFDVDQDLDRESQEYLEALAQATAELEYCVNLCKSRVMMETCFDIAATTAAAAQGGQQEVEV is encoded by the exons ATGGAGAAGAACTTTGAGCAGATAATGGACTGGAAGGAACT ggCGGCTCAGAAGCTCAGTCTGTCCCGCAGGAAGAAGTCTCAGCCGGGCCCCCCCTCCTCACCCGGCGAGGCCCCGGGGCTCCTGCTCTACACCGGAGGGTTCAGCGGGGCCCTGCAGCTCTCCCCGCCCGCCATCCCGCCATGCCTCCTACGGGccgggtcaaaggtcaaggacACGCCGGGGATGGGGAAG GTCCGAGTGATGGTCCGGATCTGTTCGGTCAACAGCGGCGAGTCCTCCGAGTCCATGTCCTTCATCAAAGTGGACGGCAGGAAGAAGCAGCTCAGCCTCAGCGAGACGTCGGCCGGCGGAGTCCAGAGGAGATCCTCCACCTCCGCCCCCAAGACCTTCACCTTCGACGCCGTCTTCTCGCAAGACGCCTCACAG GCTGAGGTGTGCTCGGGGACGGTGGCGGAGGTCATCCAGTCGGTGGTGAACGGAGCTGACGGCTGCATCTTCTGCTTCGGACACGCTAACCTTG GTAAGACATACACCATGATTGGCCGAGACTGCTCCACCCAGAGTCTGGGCGTGGCTCCGACCGCCATCTCCTGGCTGTTTAAGGTGATCGAGGAGCGGAGGGAGAAGGCCGGAGCTCGATTCTCCGTCAGAGTGTCGGCCGTAGAGATCTCCGGCCGGGAAGAGACACTGACCGACCTCCTGGCTgaactctcctcctcctcggcggGGGGCCATCAGGAGGCCCCGGGCCCCGCCGTGTCCCTGCGAGAAGACCCCGTCTGTGGCTCCCAG cTTCAGAACCAGACGGAGCTGCGGGCGACCAGCGCCGAGCGAGCCGCCTTCTTCCTGGATGCCGCGTTGGCGGCGAGGAGGAGCAGCCGAACGCCGAGCGACCAGGAGGCCCGGAAGAACTCGCACTTCCTGTTCACTCTGCACCTCAACCAGGACAGACTGGACAAGAGCAACAAGGCGGCAA TGTCCGGTCGGAGTCGTCTCCACCTCCTGGATTTGGGGAGCTGTGAGATGAACATCAGCAGGACCAGAGAGGGAGGCGGAGGtcagtgtctgtctctgtccGCGCTGGGAAACGTCATCCTCGCCCTCGCCAACGGGGCCAAGCACGTCCCCTACAG GGACAGTAAGCTCACCATGCTCCTCAGTGAATCTCTGGGCAACATCAACTGTCGAACCACCATGATCGCCCACATCTCCGACTCCCCGGCCAACTACATGGAGACGCTGACCACGGTGCAGCTGGCCTCCCGCATCCACCgcatgaggaagaagaagtcCAAG TACGCCTCCAGCTCGTCTGGAGGGGAGAGTTCCTGCGAGGAGGGCCCGACCCGTCGACCCCCACACCTTCGACCCTTCCACCCTCGGACGGTGGCCCTCGACCCAGACACACCTCTGCTGCTCTCCAGTGATCCCGACTACTCGTCCAGCAGCGAACACTCCTGCGACACCGTCATCTACATCGGGCCCGGAGGGACGGCCATCTCAGACCGAGAGCTGAGCGACAACGAGGGGCCTCCTTCCTTCATTCCCATCATCCCCTCCCTGAACAAAAAGCGGGTCAAAGATGCGCCCAGGTCCGATGGCGATCATTTTAAGTGCAACACGTTTGCAGAGCTGCAGGAGAGACTCGACTGCATCGACGGCAGCGAGGGCCCGGCCACGTTCGGCACAGAGGGTAAAGCAGCACAAGCAGCGGCTGTCAGATCTCCCAGCGGAGCTGCTAAACCCGCAGAGGCAACATCTCCACCCAAACCTGATAAGAACTCCTCCCAGAGGTTCTCAGAAAGCACAAATAAATCTCATCAGGAGCTATCCAAGTTCCCCTCAGCCAGTGGCATGGACACCTCCAAACGGACAAGTGCAGATGGGGAGAAACTTGCAGCCGCCCTCGTTCAGCCATGTGTGGTAAAGCCTTTTTCTCAGGACTCAGAGCCTGTGGTGCGGGAGAAGGTCTACCTCAAAGGGGGTGTACCCAAGCCGTCTGCCTCACCGTCCTTACCCAGGACATACAGGGCAGCAGCTCAGCCTGGGGAAGTCATCCGTAGGACTCCCCCAGTCGGTATGAGTCAACAAGCACAAAGGCAAGGGCAACCGCCAGGGTCCCCTAGCAGATGCCCCGTGGAGGACAACAATCTCCGGACAGCGCTGTTAGGAAGATGCCTCGACAGGGATTTCCTCAGAACTACCATCACACTGCAGCAGCCTGTGGAGCTGAATGGGGAGGACGAGCTTGTGTTCACTGTGGTGGAGGAGCTTCCTCATGGCCTCATCCCAGACAACGGCCGACCCTCCAACATCCTCAGCTTCAACAGTGACTGCTCTCTGCAGGCTTTAGCTTCTGGCTCTCGCCCCGTCAGCATCATCAGCAGTATTAACGATGAGTATGACGCTTACACATCTCAACATGGAGCCGAAGGTGCTGATGTTGGTGCCAGCTGCCAAGAAATGTTGTTTTCCCAACATGGCAACAAGCACCCAACTGTTAGCTCATGGTCAAGTGAAGTGAGTGTGGAGTCAGCTGAAAGTGAAAGCACTCGTTCAACTGGCAGATTTTACTTGAGGGACAAAAACATGGCATCAGAGAATACATCGACACTGACGTCGCCAAGTGTATTTCATCGAGAGCCGTTTCTGCAGCAACGTGTCAAGAGCTCCCTGAATGACAGCGGTGTCTGTTTCTCAGAGCTGGACAGTGACCCTGCTACCCCAAACAAACCATCTTTTACCAAGTGCCCTCCCTTCCCTGAATCAACCAAAGCCTCACCAAAAGGCTCCAAGCTGAGAGCCAATACTCTGAACACTTCAGTGTCAGCCCACATTCCCCATCACGCCACCCATTCCAGTCTTCCCAGGAAAACCAAGCCTACCTCATCTGCAGCTGTGGGCTGCAGCAGACAGGAAGGCAGACATGATGACTTTTTGCTTCAGGGAAGCAGTCACTTTGATCCCAGAGAGGTCGAGTTTCTCTCTACAGGTAAACCACCAAGAAGTGGTGTAAACATTTCCTCCAAGAGGCCTGGAGGGAACAGTAACAGTGTACCGCGGCCACCAAAGGCACAAGTGTCATCTTCAGCTCAGAGGGTGGTTGACGGCTGTGAGAAGTCCAGCAGCAGAAGAGGAGATACTCTTATCAAGCTTCCACGACTCACACGTGGGGCTACGACTCTGGGAACTGTTTCCATTCCCCAGAGTTCTGAATCGAAATGGAGTCATGAAGCCACCTCAGCGACAGGTACCCTGAGGTTTTCATCCTTGGGAAAAAAGTCAAATGGGCAGAAAAGTAGCGTGATCTCCAagtctggatctggaagcatctctcctcctgctccaccTGCCAAACAGTCAAGCCAAGAACAAAAGACAAGGACTGCGCTATTTCCAAGTGCCTTAAAAACAAGCAGTGACACTGGAAAGTCTTCATTCCCAAAAACATCAACCTCAGAGGAAGAATTCAACAGGCTCCGCGCAGATTCATTCAGCCACAAGACATCTAGTTTAAAAACTGACCATGGCTCTGCCAGGACATCCTCAAGTCTAAAGACACGAGGGGCCAAAACAGACTCCTCTAGGTTCTACGGGAGTCTGATGTCTCTGGAGAGATGTGACAGCCAAACTTCTGTCGGGTCCAAGCCTGTCCTGTCCCAGGAGAACAGCGGTGCTAGCTTGGGAGGTAACAACAGATCCAACAGGTCAGTGCCAAAACTTGGAGTTCCAGCCTCCACCTCAACACCTGCTTCTTCCTCCCAAGTTTCTCCTGGTGTCTTTGCAACTACATCCAAACTGCTGCAGGTAAAAGGCGGCAGCAGCTCACGAGCTGCAGTTTCTGGTGGGTCAAAGGTTCGAACGCTGTCTACCAGCAGTTCCAAGAGCCTGAGCTCCTCTCTAAAACCTCCTGATAATGCAGCTGGACGCAACACTGGCCTACTTACAACTGGTAAATCCCCTGCTCGCCCCGCCACAGGAGTCAAGTCAGGAAGAGGCACTATCATGGGAACGAAGCAGGCCATCAGCCGGGCAGCGAACAGCCGGGTTAGCGAGCTAGCTGCTGGAAGTCAAAGGAAGCAGCTCAGCAGGGGGCTGTCAGGAAATGACAGTACTGACAGCGGGACCAGTGGTGTCAGCAGGTCGCTAATCAACACACCGATACCATCCCCTTACAGCAAGATTACCGCCCCCCGCAGGCCGCAGCGCTACAGCAGCGGGCACGGCAGCGACAACAGTAGTATCCTCAGCGGGGAGCTGCCCCCTGCCATGGGCCGCACCGCCCTGTTTTACCACAGCGGGGGAAGCAGTGGCTATGAAAGCATGATCCGAGACAGCGAGACTACCGGCAGCACCTCGTCAGCACACGACTCCATGAGCGAGAGCGGAGTGTCGTCGTCCAATAGGAGCAGAGTTTCCAAATCGCCCAAGAAGAGAGGAAACG GTTTCCTGCGGCGGCGTCTGATCCCGGCTCCGCTGCCGGACACCTCCTCTCTGGGCAGGAAGGTGGGGGGTCAGTGGGTGGACGTGCCCCCGCTGGGCGGCACCTTGAAGGAGCCCTTCGAGATAAAGGTGTACGAGATCGACGACGTGGAGCgcctgcagaggaggagggaggtggtgACGGGGTCAGAG TCCTTCCATGATGTTGAAAAG GGTCTGCTCTACTTTAACGCCCGGCTGAGGATGCTGGAGAAGCggcagcagcagatcagagagCTGAAGAGCAAACACGACCGGCTGAaggtggagctggaggaggccAAGAGCCGGCTGATGCTCGACCCCAGCAAGTGGAGCGGAGAGT TCGACGTGGACCAGGACCTGGACCGGGAGTCCCAGGAGTACCTGGAGGCTCTGGCTCAGGCCACGGCGGAGCTGGAGTACTGCGTCAACCTCTGCAAGTCCCGCGTCATGATGGAGACCTGCTTCGACATCGCCGCGACGACGGCCGCCGCCGCGCAGGGAGGACAGCAGGAAGTGGAGGTCTGA
- the kif26aa gene encoding kinesin-like protein KIF26A isoform X9 has product MEKNFEQIMDWKELAAQKLSLSRRKKSQPGPPSSPGEAPGLLLYTGGFSGALQLSPPAIPPCLLRAGSKVKDTPGMGKVRVMVRICSVNSGESSESMSFIKVDGRKKQLSLSETSAGGVQRRSSTSAPKTFTFDAVFSQDASQAEVCSGTVAEVIQSVVNGADGCIFCFGHANLGKTYTMIGRDCSTQSLGVAPTAISWLFKVIEERREKAGARFSVRVSAVEISGREETLTDLLAELSSSSAGGHQEAPGPAVSLREDPVCGSQLQNQTELRATSAERAAFFLDAALAARRSSRTPSDQEARKNSHFLFTLHLNQDRLDKSNKAAMSGRSRLHLLDLGSCEMNISRTREGGGGQCLSLSALGNVILALANGAKHVPYRDSKLTMLLSESLGNINCRTTMIAHISDSPANYMETLTTVQLASRIHRMRKKKSKQYASSSSGGESSCEEGPTRRPPHLRPFHPRTVALDPDTPLLLSSDPDYSSSSEHSCDTVIYIGPGGTAISDRELSDNEGPPSFIPIIPSLNKKRVKDAPRSDGDHFKCNTFAELQERLDCIDGSEGPATFGTEGKAAQAAAVRSPSGAAKPAEATSPPKPDKNSSQRFSESTNKSHQELSKFPSASGMDTSKRTSADGEKLAAALVQPCVVKPFSQDSEPVVREKVYLKGGVPKPSASPSLPRTYRAAAQPGEVIRRTPPVGMSQQAQRQGQPPGSPSRCPVEDNNLRTALLGRCLDRDFLRTTITLQQPVELNGEDELVFTVVEELPHGLIPDNGRPSNILSFNSDCSLQALASGSRPVSIISSINDEYDAYTSQHGAEGADVGASCQEMLFSQHGNKHPTVSSWSSEVSVESAESESTRSTGRFYLRDKNMASENTSTLTSPSVFHREPFLQQRVKSSLNDSGVCFSELDSDPATPNKPSFTKCPPFPESTKASPKGSKLRANTLNTSVSAHIPHHATHSSLPRKTKPTSSAAVGCSRQEGRHDDFLLQGSSHFDPREVEFLSTGKPPRSGVNISSKRPGGNSNSVPRPPKAQVSSSAQRVVDGCEKSSSRRGDTLIKLPRLTRGATTLGTVSIPQSSESKWSHEATSATGTLRFSSLGKKSNGQKSSVISKSGSGSISPPAPPAKQSSQEQKTRTALFPSALKTSSDTGKSSFPKTSTSEEEFNRLRADSFSHKTSSLKTDHGSARTSSSLKTRGAKTDSSRFYGSLMSLERCDSQTSVGSKPVLSQENSGASLGGNNRSNRSVPKLGVPASTSTPASSSQVSPGVFATTSKLLQVKGGSSSRAAVSGGSKVRTLSTSSSKSLSSSLKPPDNAAGRNTGLLTTGKSPARPATGVKSGRGTIMGTKQAISRAANSRVSELAAGSQRKQLSRGLSGNDSTDSGTSGVSRSLINTPIPSPYSKITAPRRPQRYSSGHGSDNSSILSGELPPAMGRTALFYHSGGSSGYESMIRDSETTGSTSSAHDSMSESGVSSSNRSRVSKSPKKRGNGFLRRRLIPAPLPDTSSLGRKVGGQWVDVPPLGGTLKEPFEIKVYEIDDVERLQRRREVVTGSEVRPAPSAQLPVQEVKYLQSFHDVEKGLLYFNARLRMLEKRQQQIRELKSKHDRLKVELEEAKSRLMLDPSKWSGEFDVDQDLDRESQEYLEALAQATAELEYCVNLCKSRVMMETCFDIAATTAAAAQGGQQEVEV; this is encoded by the exons ATGGAGAAGAACTTTGAGCAGATAATGGACTGGAAGGAACT ggCGGCTCAGAAGCTCAGTCTGTCCCGCAGGAAGAAGTCTCAGCCGGGCCCCCCCTCCTCACCCGGCGAGGCCCCGGGGCTCCTGCTCTACACCGGAGGGTTCAGCGGGGCCCTGCAGCTCTCCCCGCCCGCCATCCCGCCATGCCTCCTACGGGccgggtcaaaggtcaaggacACGCCGGGGATGGGGAAG GTCCGAGTGATGGTCCGGATCTGTTCGGTCAACAGCGGCGAGTCCTCCGAGTCCATGTCCTTCATCAAAGTGGACGGCAGGAAGAAGCAGCTCAGCCTCAGCGAGACGTCGGCCGGCGGAGTCCAGAGGAGATCCTCCACCTCCGCCCCCAAGACCTTCACCTTCGACGCCGTCTTCTCGCAAGACGCCTCACAG GCTGAGGTGTGCTCGGGGACGGTGGCGGAGGTCATCCAGTCGGTGGTGAACGGAGCTGACGGCTGCATCTTCTGCTTCGGACACGCTAACCTTG GTAAGACATACACCATGATTGGCCGAGACTGCTCCACCCAGAGTCTGGGCGTGGCTCCGACCGCCATCTCCTGGCTGTTTAAGGTGATCGAGGAGCGGAGGGAGAAGGCCGGAGCTCGATTCTCCGTCAGAGTGTCGGCCGTAGAGATCTCCGGCCGGGAAGAGACACTGACCGACCTCCTGGCTgaactctcctcctcctcggcggGGGGCCATCAGGAGGCCCCGGGCCCCGCCGTGTCCCTGCGAGAAGACCCCGTCTGTGGCTCCCAG cTTCAGAACCAGACGGAGCTGCGGGCGACCAGCGCCGAGCGAGCCGCCTTCTTCCTGGATGCCGCGTTGGCGGCGAGGAGGAGCAGCCGAACGCCGAGCGACCAGGAGGCCCGGAAGAACTCGCACTTCCTGTTCACTCTGCACCTCAACCAGGACAGACTGGACAAGAGCAACAAGGCGGCAA TGTCCGGTCGGAGTCGTCTCCACCTCCTGGATTTGGGGAGCTGTGAGATGAACATCAGCAGGACCAGAGAGGGAGGCGGAGGtcagtgtctgtctctgtccGCGCTGGGAAACGTCATCCTCGCCCTCGCCAACGGGGCCAAGCACGTCCCCTACAG GGACAGTAAGCTCACCATGCTCCTCAGTGAATCTCTGGGCAACATCAACTGTCGAACCACCATGATCGCCCACATCTCCGACTCCCCGGCCAACTACATGGAGACGCTGACCACGGTGCAGCTGGCCTCCCGCATCCACCgcatgaggaagaagaagtcCAAG CAGTACGCCTCCAGCTCGTCTGGAGGGGAGAGTTCCTGCGAGGAGGGCCCGACCCGTCGACCCCCACACCTTCGACCCTTCCACCCTCGGACGGTGGCCCTCGACCCAGACACACCTCTGCTGCTCTCCAGTGATCCCGACTACTCGTCCAGCAGCGAACACTCCTGCGACACCGTCATCTACATCGGGCCCGGAGGGACGGCCATCTCAGACCGAGAGCTGAGCGACAACGAGGGGCCTCCTTCCTTCATTCCCATCATCCCCTCCCTGAACAAAAAGCGGGTCAAAGATGCGCCCAGGTCCGATGGCGATCATTTTAAGTGCAACACGTTTGCAGAGCTGCAGGAGAGACTCGACTGCATCGACGGCAGCGAGGGCCCGGCCACGTTCGGCACAGAGGGTAAAGCAGCACAAGCAGCGGCTGTCAGATCTCCCAGCGGAGCTGCTAAACCCGCAGAGGCAACATCTCCACCCAAACCTGATAAGAACTCCTCCCAGAGGTTCTCAGAAAGCACAAATAAATCTCATCAGGAGCTATCCAAGTTCCCCTCAGCCAGTGGCATGGACACCTCCAAACGGACAAGTGCAGATGGGGAGAAACTTGCAGCCGCCCTCGTTCAGCCATGTGTGGTAAAGCCTTTTTCTCAGGACTCAGAGCCTGTGGTGCGGGAGAAGGTCTACCTCAAAGGGGGTGTACCCAAGCCGTCTGCCTCACCGTCCTTACCCAGGACATACAGGGCAGCAGCTCAGCCTGGGGAAGTCATCCGTAGGACTCCCCCAGTCGGTATGAGTCAACAAGCACAAAGGCAAGGGCAACCGCCAGGGTCCCCTAGCAGATGCCCCGTGGAGGACAACAATCTCCGGACAGCGCTGTTAGGAAGATGCCTCGACAGGGATTTCCTCAGAACTACCATCACACTGCAGCAGCCTGTGGAGCTGAATGGGGAGGACGAGCTTGTGTTCACTGTGGTGGAGGAGCTTCCTCATGGCCTCATCCCAGACAACGGCCGACCCTCCAACATCCTCAGCTTCAACAGTGACTGCTCTCTGCAGGCTTTAGCTTCTGGCTCTCGCCCCGTCAGCATCATCAGCAGTATTAACGATGAGTATGACGCTTACACATCTCAACATGGAGCCGAAGGTGCTGATGTTGGTGCCAGCTGCCAAGAAATGTTGTTTTCCCAACATGGCAACAAGCACCCAACTGTTAGCTCATGGTCAAGTGAAGTGAGTGTGGAGTCAGCTGAAAGTGAAAGCACTCGTTCAACTGGCAGATTTTACTTGAGGGACAAAAACATGGCATCAGAGAATACATCGACACTGACGTCGCCAAGTGTATTTCATCGAGAGCCGTTTCTGCAGCAACGTGTCAAGAGCTCCCTGAATGACAGCGGTGTCTGTTTCTCAGAGCTGGACAGTGACCCTGCTACCCCAAACAAACCATCTTTTACCAAGTGCCCTCCCTTCCCTGAATCAACCAAAGCCTCACCAAAAGGCTCCAAGCTGAGAGCCAATACTCTGAACACTTCAGTGTCAGCCCACATTCCCCATCACGCCACCCATTCCAGTCTTCCCAGGAAAACCAAGCCTACCTCATCTGCAGCTGTGGGCTGCAGCAGACAGGAAGGCAGACATGATGACTTTTTGCTTCAGGGAAGCAGTCACTTTGATCCCAGAGAGGTCGAGTTTCTCTCTACAGGTAAACCACCAAGAAGTGGTGTAAACATTTCCTCCAAGAGGCCTGGAGGGAACAGTAACAGTGTACCGCGGCCACCAAAGGCACAAGTGTCATCTTCAGCTCAGAGGGTGGTTGACGGCTGTGAGAAGTCCAGCAGCAGAAGAGGAGATACTCTTATCAAGCTTCCACGACTCACACGTGGGGCTACGACTCTGGGAACTGTTTCCATTCCCCAGAGTTCTGAATCGAAATGGAGTCATGAAGCCACCTCAGCGACAGGTACCCTGAGGTTTTCATCCTTGGGAAAAAAGTCAAATGGGCAGAAAAGTAGCGTGATCTCCAagtctggatctggaagcatctctcctcctgctccaccTGCCAAACAGTCAAGCCAAGAACAAAAGACAAGGACTGCGCTATTTCCAAGTGCCTTAAAAACAAGCAGTGACACTGGAAAGTCTTCATTCCCAAAAACATCAACCTCAGAGGAAGAATTCAACAGGCTCCGCGCAGATTCATTCAGCCACAAGACATCTAGTTTAAAAACTGACCATGGCTCTGCCAGGACATCCTCAAGTCTAAAGACACGAGGGGCCAAAACAGACTCCTCTAGGTTCTACGGGAGTCTGATGTCTCTGGAGAGATGTGACAGCCAAACTTCTGTCGGGTCCAAGCCTGTCCTGTCCCAGGAGAACAGCGGTGCTAGCTTGGGAGGTAACAACAGATCCAACAGGTCAGTGCCAAAACTTGGAGTTCCAGCCTCCACCTCAACACCTGCTTCTTCCTCCCAAGTTTCTCCTGGTGTCTTTGCAACTACATCCAAACTGCTGCAGGTAAAAGGCGGCAGCAGCTCACGAGCTGCAGTTTCTGGTGGGTCAAAGGTTCGAACGCTGTCTACCAGCAGTTCCAAGAGCCTGAGCTCCTCTCTAAAACCTCCTGATAATGCAGCTGGACGCAACACTGGCCTACTTACAACTGGTAAATCCCCTGCTCGCCCCGCCACAGGAGTCAAGTCAGGAAGAGGCACTATCATGGGAACGAAGCAGGCCATCAGCCGGGCAGCGAACAGCCGGGTTAGCGAGCTAGCTGCTGGAAGTCAAAGGAAGCAGCTCAGCAGGGGGCTGTCAGGAAATGACAGTACTGACAGCGGGACCAGTGGTGTCAGCAGGTCGCTAATCAACACACCGATACCATCCCCTTACAGCAAGATTACCGCCCCCCGCAGGCCGCAGCGCTACAGCAGCGGGCACGGCAGCGACAACAGTAGTATCCTCAGCGGGGAGCTGCCCCCTGCCATGGGCCGCACCGCCCTGTTTTACCACAGCGGGGGAAGCAGTGGCTATGAAAGCATGATCCGAGACAGCGAGACTACCGGCAGCACCTCGTCAGCACACGACTCCATGAGCGAGAGCGGAGTGTCGTCGTCCAATAGGAGCAGAGTTTCCAAATCGCCCAAGAAGAGAGGAAACG GTTTCCTGCGGCGGCGTCTGATCCCGGCTCCGCTGCCGGACACCTCCTCTCTGGGCAGGAAGGTGGGGGGTCAGTGGGTGGACGTGCCCCCGCTGGGCGGCACCTTGAAGGAGCCCTTCGAGATAAAGGTGTACGAGATCGACGACGTGGAGCgcctgcagaggaggagggaggtggtgACGGGGTCAGAGGTGAGACCGGCTCCGTCTGCTCAGCTTCCTGTTCAGgaggttaaatacctgcag TCCTTCCATGATGTTGAAAAG GGTCTGCTCTACTTTAACGCCCGGCTGAGGATGCTGGAGAAGCggcagcagcagatcagagagCTGAAGAGCAAACACGACCGGCTGAaggtggagctggaggaggccAAGAGCCGGCTGATGCTCGACCCCAGCAAGTGGAGCGGAGAGT TCGACGTGGACCAGGACCTGGACCGGGAGTCCCAGGAGTACCTGGAGGCTCTGGCTCAGGCCACGGCGGAGCTGGAGTACTGCGTCAACCTCTGCAAGTCCCGCGTCATGATGGAGACCTGCTTCGACATCGCCGCGACGACGGCCGCCGCCGCGCAGGGAGGACAGCAGGAAGTGGAGGTCTGA